The Thermodesulfobacteriota bacterium sequence GAGGCGGCGGTCATCCTCAAGGCGGCCCTGGGCGGCCAGCCTGGTCCCCGGGCGGACATGGCCGTGCTCAACGCCGGCGCCGCCTTTCTGGCGGCCGGCCGGGCCGCCT is a genomic window containing:
- a CDS encoding anthranilate phosphoribosyltransferase; the encoded protein is EAAVILKAALGGQPGPRADMAVLNAGAAFLAAGRAASLADGVALARKTIASGAALAKLEDLVAFGRG